The Calothrix sp. PCC 7507 DNA segment CTTGTCGTTAGACATCGCTCCATGCTAAAGCTAAAATTGCTTCTAATAAATTGGGAATTAGGTTTTGTAGCTCATTATCCACTGGGGTATCGTCGGAGTCTGGGAGTTCTGCCGAGGATGGAAGACAGTCTAGAGGGTTGTACTGCACCATGAAATTCCTCACTTGAACTGTGTGACTATATTTTAATAGTTAAGATAGTTGAGATTTTCAGAATGTGGATGAGGAAATAAATAGGAAAGCGATCAAGAGCGATGTCTAACGGCAAGCCGCTCCGCGTCTACGCTTTCCATCTAAAATTAGAGTGTTGAAATTAGGCAGTTAGCTGATATTCAGTACCCTTAGCCGCAAAACCTGTCTCTCTTGGTTCAATTTCTTTAGCGTCGCTACTATTGGTGATTTGCAGTTGTGTCTCAGCACGACGAACAAATAAAGCACGGTAGGTACGCCCATCCTTGATTGCAAGATAGCCTTCCCATCCTTTCAAATCTTTAGGCAATTTTGTAGCTGAAACCCCGCTGATCTCGGTCTTTTCGGTTTTCTTGTTGTACACATTTATGTACAAGTTTGAGTTTGATTCATAAACTCTGACTTGGCGTTTGTCCGTCTCAAAATACAGACGGGTGTCATCAGCAGCAGGAGTTTGGGGAGTTTGGGGAGGCAATAACTTAATCACATCATCGCGTACCCAGCCAATTTTCGTGCTATCGTAACTAATTTTGTACCAAGTATGATCGTCTCCTGGTTGTTTTTTCTCCAGAATTTTGACGCGAGTACCCAAGGGTTTCTCTACAGCAGTAGCCGTCACTGAGGCAGTGGAGCGGATTTTGACTGGGCCTTTGCCACCGGATACATTACTTTTCAGTTCACCGAATTGTTCAGTTGTACTCATGGGAGATATTCCTGTTTTGGTTTAAGTAGTGAGAGTAGAGACAGTATTTAATAAATATAGTTATTTTCCGTATAACCACACTGTAGAATTTTTAAAATATTGTGAAAATTTTTCTAAAATGCTTAGTAAATTTCCCAAGTTATATCCATTGAGGAAAGAGGTATGTCTCTAGAAATAGGAACGCATGGCATATTTCCACACAACAACAAACTCGATTCAACAGCTAGAGTTAAAATAACGAAAATGTGGGGTGTTGCACTCCACGCACGCTACGCGATCGCAAATCGCTCATCAATGCAACTTATCACATCTCTACAAAGGCTACACCTAAAAAGCTTGCCTGAGGAGTCTAAATTATGTTGCAATGGTGATTCCTGGGCGCTTGAACAACCGATAAATACTTATGAACGCTACGCAAGAACAATTAAAAGTTAAATTTGAGCAGGCTTTGGTTGCTGCTTTTGGCGCTGAGTACGCCGGAGTAGATCCGATTTTGGTGTCTGCTAGCAATCCTAAATTTGGTGATTATCAGGCGAATGTGGCTTTATCTTTGAGTAAGCGCCAAGGATTGCAACCAAGGGCGATCGCTTCTACTATAGTTGAAAAACTAGATGTATCAGAAATCTGTGAGCCACCAGAGATAGCTGGGCCTGGGTTTATCAATCTCAAATTGAAACCCGTATACCTGGAAGCACAGCTGACTAGTATTCAAATAGATCCCCGATTAGGAGTCCCCACAGCAAAAACTCCCCAGCGGGAAATTGTGGATTTTTCCAGTCCAAATATTGCCAAGGAAATGCATGTTGGGCATCTGCGCTCAACTATTATTGGTGATAGCATTGCCAGAATTCTCGAATTTCGCGGACATGATGTTTTGCGGTTAAATCATGTTGGTGATTGGGGTACGCAGTTTGGGATGTTAATTGCTTACTTACGAGAAGTTTACCCCCAAGCGCTGACTACAGCTAATGCTTTAGATATTGGTGACTTAGTCAGCTTTTACCGCAAAGCAAAACAGCGGTTTGATGCAGATGAAACTTTTCAAGAAACAGCACGACAAGAAGTCGTCAGATTACAAGCCGGCGCCCAAGATACAATTCATGCGTGGAAAATGCTGTGTGAACAGTCACGGCGAGAGTTCCAGATAATTTATGACTTGTTGGATGTCAAGTTAACTGAACGTGGAGAATCTTTTTACAATCCCTTATTACCAGGAATTGTAGAAGATTTAGCAAAATCTGGTTTATTAGTAGAAAACCAAGGGGCGCAGTGTGTTTTCTTGGAAGGTTTCACGAATAGAGAAGGTGAACCTCTGCCGTTAATTGTGCAAAAATCCGATGGTGGTTATAACTACGCCACAACAGATTTAGCATCTTTACGCTACCGGATTCAACAAGACGAAGCCAAGCGCATAATTTATGTAACAGATACTGGACAAGCTAATCACTTTGCCCAATTTTTTCAGGTTGCACGTAAAGCAGGATGGATTCCCGAAGATGTGGAACTTGTACATGTGCCGTTTGGCTTGGTGCTGGGGGAAGATGGCAAGAAGTTTAAAACCCGTTCTGGTGATACAGTAAGGTTAAGGGATTTGTTAGATGAAGCGATCGTACGTGCCCGTGCAGACCTAGAAAATAGGTTACAAGAATATGAACGGACAGAAACTGAAGAATTCATTGCCCATGCATCTGAAGTAATTGGCATTAGTGCAGTTAAATATGCAGACTTGAGTCAAAACCGCACTAGTAACTATATTTTTAGTTACGACAAAATGCTATCTCTCAAAGGTAATACAGCACCTTACATGCTCTACGCTTATGTCAGGACTCAAGGCATTAGTCGAGAGGGTAATATTGACTTTGAACAAATGGGTGCAAATACTAAAATTTTGCTCGAAACAGACACAGAATTGACTTTAGCAAAACATCTCCTACAACTGAGTGAGGTGATTGCTGATGTCGAACAAGATTTATTGCCAAATCGGTTATGTGAGTATTTGTATCAATTGAGCGATAAGTTTAACAAATTCTATGAAAATTGCCCTGTTCTGCAATCTGAAGAACCTGTACGCACATCTCGTTTGGCACTGTGCAATTTGACAGCTAGAACTTTGAAGTTGGGTTTATCTCTGTTGGGAATTCAGGTGTTGGAAAGAATGTAGAAGGGAATGTTTTTTTCAACGCACTTTCTTTGGGTTCAAAACCGATGATTTTTTGGTGTTGTTACAGTAGCTATTAGCTGATCTGCTTCATTTGTATATAGCTTGTAGATCAGCAATAGTTTAAGGCGATCGCATGACTTAATTCACAAGATATAATTGCGATCGCTTAGAGGTTGTTTTTGCACTACTTTAGCTGTGTCGTTCCACTACCGGACTGACACTGTTGGGAAAGCAAAGTATGAGGGGGAACAACAGTTCGCCCCTACGTATTGGTTATGTATGTGGGTAGGTTTGTGGGCAGATTCCCAGATTTTGGAAGAAATTGGGAATATTGTGAGTAGGGCTTTTAGGCTCAATTGCTGGGTGAGGAAATATTGCCCGAAAGGCGATCGCGTATTAATATCAGTTGTTCTTGGTTGCTGACTGGATTTCTGGGTGCTGGTAGTTCGGTGTTTGGCCAGCTGGGTAAGGTATTACAGGGACATGATAAGGCTGGCATCCCCAAGCTTCGCAAGGGTATTGGCATCTCACAACGACTGCAAGGCTGCATTTCCCAAGCTGATGTTAAGAGTTCGGCGATGGTTTCATGAGTACCCTCTAGGTAGCAATCACCAGTTGACTGCGAGAGAATTTGCTGCCAGCATTCTTCAAATTCTGCGCTATAGCGATCGCCTTTTAGCACTGGTTGCGGCAATAAGTTTGCTGCACCATTACCCGTCACTACTTTCTTCCCTAACTGAAACCAGTAGGCAAGATATTGTTTAACTTCTTGTTCTGTTGCCATACCACAATTTTAGGTTTTTTAGGTAACATTTTGACTGTCGAATTTTAAATAAAGTGTTAAGAATATTGGGTATTTGTCAAAGGTCAAGAGTTATTAGTTATTTCTCCCTCATCTCCCTCATCTCCCTTATCTTCCCCTGCTCCCTGCCCCCTTTCCCTTCTGGGTGGTAAAGGTGAACCAAGGGTGCTGAGATTGAGAATATGACCACCTGTAACTAAATATACAGATTCACAGATGATTCCTAGCTGACGGACTAGAGAACCTAGGCGATCGCGAAACTGGCGACCAAGAGGATAAGCTGGGACTACACCCCAACCTGTCTCTTCAGCGACGAACACCATATCAGCGGCAACCAGCTGGACTGTTTCCAAAAATTCTCCAAGTATATTTTCCCAACTATCTTCATTTTCTTCTAGGAGATTAGCTACCCAAGTTCCTAAAGAATCAACTAGAAGACAGGTGTCTGGCTTGGCATCGGCAAGGGTAGCAGACAGTTCTATCGGTACAGGGAGTGTCACCCAGTCTTGGGGACGGCGTTTTTGGTGTTCTTGAATGCGGTTGTCCCACTCTTCATCATTTGGGTTTTCGGTAGCTGTGGCAACGTAAACAACTGCTTTACCTGACTGCATTGCCAAAGTTTCTGCCCATTCACTTTTACCAGACCTAGCTGGCCCGGTGACTAAGATGACTTTACCCAAAGCTTTTTCCTTAGTATCTTTAATTAACGAGGGTTGCAATACCTAAGCATATTGTTTCACTTCACAGGAGAAATTGTTTGTTTTCAAATATCTTTTAAGAGATAAAATTAGCACCAGCATTGATATGATGCCAAGATTGGTAAAGACTAAAAATCCCAACAACCCCACTGGGAATTATTCCACACGATTGGGGACAGCAAATTCCAGGATATTTTTATGAAAGCAGGCTTAAAACGCATTGAGGCAACTCTACACGATTTAGGAACTCGCAACACAGCCGACTCTACCGAAACAGGTGATTCGACGAAGCGACCTTGCTCCTTTAGGATCAGTGTGGGAGCGACAGATTCTATAGTAAGTAATGATACTTCATCCCCAGAAAATCAAAATATACAAGAATCAACAGCTGATTTAGAAACAGACTCCGATAGTCAGCTGCTCGACGACGAGAATTTATTCACCCAACATCAGTCTGTGCCGACTTTTTCAGTGGAATATCCGGGGGGCAAAACGCCTAATTTGCCTAAGTTCAAAACTCCTAGCTTCAGTAGTCATCGTCACGGAGCAAATCCTGGATTGGCAGTAAATTTGTTACAAGAAATCCAAGAAAATGTTCTCGGTTGGCAGCAAGAACTACAAGAACTTATCCAGCAAATTCAAGATATTTACTTAGAAGGGCCGATTGTTAATGGCTGGTTAGAATCCAATAACCGTGAAACAGAACCGGGAGGAACTGCGACACTGCGTCATGGAGAAGTTGAGGGACTGATGGACTACGTAGAAAAAATCTGCGCTGCTGGTGGGAAGGTATCCTATCAATCTCCTGTGAGTGGCTACCGCCTCTGTGGTTTGGATGCTGCTGGTAAAGTTTGGTCGCGGCCTTGTCCACCGGATCAACTTCCTGCTGTGAGTTTAGCGATCGCTCGTTACCAAAGGTTGCGTCAATTTTTAGGACGTAAGCAATATTTGGAAACACGGCTGGGTCAATTAGCTGAAACTCTAGTGATTTTACACAGTCATATTCAACAAGCTTAAAGTTTTAAAGATTAATTCCGAAGAAACTCGGTTGGTGAGTCTGGATTTTTTGGTATAGATTAGCTCTGAGCAGGTGACTGCTTGAAGGTTGAAGTATGAAGTATGAAGTATGAAATTACCCTTAATTACTTCATCCTTGATCCTTTACACTTCAGACTTTTTTAGTCAAAAGTGAAACCTATGCCAGATACCCAAATCTCTGCCATTATCTGTACTCACAATCGAGATACCTATTTAGGTGCAGCAATTGATAGCCTGTTAGCTCAGGATTTCCCAGCTGAATTTGAAGTTGTGGTAGTGGATAATGGCTCCAGCGATCGCACTTGTGAAGTTGTAGCACAAAGAGCCGATAATCCTCGTCTGAAATATATCTTTGAACCAATCATCGGTTTATCTGTTGCTCGTAACACGGGTGCTAGAGTAGCTAGTGGTGAAATTTTGGCATATTTAGATGATGATGCAGTCGCGAGCGATCGCTGGCTGCAAATTTTGTATTCTGCCTACAAAAATAATACTCAACTAGCGATCGCCGGCGGCAAAGTCACTCTGTTATGGCCCCAAGGTATCCAACAACCACGGTGGCTCTCTCCTGGATTGGCGGGGAATTTGGGTGCATATGATTTGGGTAACAGCACAGTTTATATCGATCAGCCAGGCTTAACCCCCAGAGGCTTAAATTACTCCATACGTCGTAGTTTCCTGGAAGAAATTGGCGGTTTTGATCTTCATCTAGGACGAGTTGGCAAAAACCTCTTATCCAATGAAGAATTGCAAATGACAGAATTTGCCTTGCAACGGGGTTGGCAAGTTGCTTATCTTCCTGAGGCTTTAGTGGCTCACAATGTATCACCAGAAAGACTACAACGCTCTTGGTTTTTAAATCGAGGCTGGTGGCAAGGTATTAGTGAATGTTATCGGGAACAACTCACTGGTAAATCTGGTATTGGTCAGTTGCAACGAGGTAGCGAACGGTTTTTCCGTGGCTTATATAAAGCATTTCAATACCTAAGTGATCCAGCAGAAAGCTTTGACAATCTAGTGTATGCATACGGTCAGATTGGTTACTTAAATGCTGCTATTCAAGGGCTTCTATCAATATCAAATCAAAAATAGTCATAAATTATATGTCATCTAAAATTCCAGTTTCCGTATTGATTCCGGCAAAAAATGAACAATCTAATTTACCCGCCTGCCTCACTAGCCTTCAGAGAGCAGATGAAGTCTTTGTTGTAGATTCACAAAGTACAGACAATAGCATAGAAATTGCTAAAAGCTACGGTGCAAATGTCGTACAATTTAACTTCAATGGCAAATGGCCAAAAAAGAAAAATTGGTCTTTAGATAACCTTCCTTTCCGCAACAAATGGGTGTTAATTGTTGATTGTGATGAGCGGATTACCCCCGAACTGTGGGAAGAGATTGCCGAAGTAATTCAAAATAATGAATATGAAGGTTATTACCTCAACCGCCGTGTATTTTTCTTAAAAAAATGGATTCGTCACGGTGGCAAATATCCCGATTGGAATTTGCGTTTATTTCAACATCAAAATGGTCGCTACGAAAACCTGAGTACAGAAGATATTCCTAACACTGGTGATAATGAAGTTCACGAACACGTCATTTTGCAGGGAAAAGTTGGATATCTGAAAAACGATATGCTGCACGAAGACTTCCGCGACCTTTATCACTGGTTAGAACGACACAACCGCTATTCTAATTGGGAAGCTCGTGTTTATTTCAACCTGCTCACAAATAAAGATGATAGTGGTACTATTGGCGCAGACTTATTTGGTGATGCGGTACAACGCAAGC contains these protein-coding regions:
- the argS gene encoding arginine--tRNA ligase produces the protein MNATQEQLKVKFEQALVAAFGAEYAGVDPILVSASNPKFGDYQANVALSLSKRQGLQPRAIASTIVEKLDVSEICEPPEIAGPGFINLKLKPVYLEAQLTSIQIDPRLGVPTAKTPQREIVDFSSPNIAKEMHVGHLRSTIIGDSIARILEFRGHDVLRLNHVGDWGTQFGMLIAYLREVYPQALTTANALDIGDLVSFYRKAKQRFDADETFQETARQEVVRLQAGAQDTIHAWKMLCEQSRREFQIIYDLLDVKLTERGESFYNPLLPGIVEDLAKSGLLVENQGAQCVFLEGFTNREGEPLPLIVQKSDGGYNYATTDLASLRYRIQQDEAKRIIYVTDTGQANHFAQFFQVARKAGWIPEDVELVHVPFGLVLGEDGKKFKTRSGDTVRLRDLLDEAIVRARADLENRLQEYERTETEEFIAHASEVIGISAVKYADLSQNRTSNYIFSYDKMLSLKGNTAPYMLYAYVRTQGISREGNIDFEQMGANTKILLETDTELTLAKHLLQLSEVIADVEQDLLPNRLCEYLYQLSDKFNKFYENCPVLQSEEPVRTSRLALCNLTARTLKLGLSLLGIQVLERM
- a CDS encoding glycosyltransferase family 2 protein, translating into MSSKIPVSVLIPAKNEQSNLPACLTSLQRADEVFVVDSQSTDNSIEIAKSYGANVVQFNFNGKWPKKKNWSLDNLPFRNKWVLIVDCDERITPELWEEIAEVIQNNEYEGYYLNRRVFFLKKWIRHGGKYPDWNLRLFQHQNGRYENLSTEDIPNTGDNEVHEHVILQGKVGYLKNDMLHEDFRDLYHWLERHNRYSNWEARVYFNLLTNKDDSGTIGADLFGDAVQRKRFLKKVWVRLPFKPFLRFILFYIIQRGFLDGRAGYVYARLLSQYEYQIGAKLYELRNCGGKLNTATTAKSATPSLTPEIGQTATN
- a CDS encoding glycosyltransferase family 2 protein; translated protein: MPDTQISAIICTHNRDTYLGAAIDSLLAQDFPAEFEVVVVDNGSSDRTCEVVAQRADNPRLKYIFEPIIGLSVARNTGARVASGEILAYLDDDAVASDRWLQILYSAYKNNTQLAIAGGKVTLLWPQGIQQPRWLSPGLAGNLGAYDLGNSTVYIDQPGLTPRGLNYSIRRSFLEEIGGFDLHLGRVGKNLLSNEELQMTEFALQRGWQVAYLPEALVAHNVSPERLQRSWFLNRGWWQGISECYREQLTGKSGIGQLQRGSERFFRGLYKAFQYLSDPAESFDNLVYAYGQIGYLNAAIQGLLSISNQK
- the cobU gene encoding bifunctional adenosylcobinamide kinase/adenosylcobinamide-phosphate guanylyltransferase yields the protein MGKVILVTGPARSGKSEWAETLAMQSGKAVVYVATATENPNDEEWDNRIQEHQKRRPQDWVTLPVPIELSATLADAKPDTCLLVDSLGTWVANLLEENEDSWENILGEFLETVQLVAADMVFVAEETGWGVVPAYPLGRQFRDRLGSLVRQLGIICESVYLVTGGHILNLSTLGSPLPPRRERGQGAGEDKGDEGDEGEITNNS
- a CDS encoding SH3 domain-containing protein, which produces MSTTEQFGELKSNVSGGKGPVKIRSTASVTATAVEKPLGTRVKILEKKQPGDDHTWYKISYDSTKIGWVRDDVIKLLPPQTPQTPAADDTRLYFETDKRQVRVYESNSNLYINVYNKKTEKTEISGVSATKLPKDLKGWEGYLAIKDGRTYRALFVRRAETQLQITNSSDAKEIEPRETGFAAKGTEYQLTA